In Alkalimarinus alittae, the DNA window GCAAATCCACAATCTAATTTGGTTACAAGGAAGCAACCATGCCAAGATTATCTAGACTTTGTCCAGTGGGCATTCCAAATTAAAGGGGTCAAAAATTAAAGGGGTCAAAGCCCTTATAGATAAGTTTGATTTAGAGGCAAAAAAGGGCTTTGACCCCTTAAATTACTGATCCTAGAGGCAAAAAAGGGCTTTGACCCCTTAAATTACTGATCCGAAAACTGGTGCTCTAAGTCAGCAAGTTAAAGAGGGAGTTTTCGAAATAGGTGTCACAAAAGATGGGGTAATAGACCATCGTTTCTTTAGGCCGAATAATTAACTATGATTTATTTAACAGTAGATGGGATGTTTTCAGGTACAGGTATTCGAGATTCAGTTGAGGGTGGATACCTGAAGTTGGAAGAATTGAATATATCGGACGATTTAAAAAATAAGATTACATATTGGCTGAGTTGTTACGAGGATGCGCATTATTCACAGTATGAAGACGAGTCAGAAGTTGCCAGCTTAGATAGCGAGGGTCTTGATATTTGTATAATGCTGAGGTCAGAAATACCTGATTCAAAGGTTGAATATTATTCTAGTGCCGAAATGAAGAAGATCGCCATATAAAATAATTAGCCCCGCATCAAGGGGCTAATTATTTAACTTAAAAGTTAAAGGGTCGTAACGATTTCGGGATTAAAGGGGTCAAAGCCCTTTTAGGCAAGTTTGATTTAGAGAGGGTACAAGGTTACATTTAGCAGACGTATAGCAATTTTAATTTCAAGGATGAAATTCATGCCACGTAAACCTAGGTTTTACTTACCAAACGTCCCTGTGCATATAGTGCATCGAGGACACTCACGCTCAGCGGTTTTCTTTGAAGATCAAGATTATTCAACCTATTTGTACTGGCTAAAGAAGGCCGCGGAAAAATACAGTTTATCGATACATGCTTTTGTTTTAATGACGAACCATGTACACCTACTTGTCACACCAAAGCTCGGCGAGGATGTTAGCTTGTTTATGCAATATATAGGGCGACGTTATGTGCCTTATATCAATCATAAATATGGTAAGAGCGGTTCAATTTGGGAAGGACGTTATAAGGCCTGCTTAGTTCAAGAGGATACCTACTTTCTTTCTGTGATGGTGTATATAGAGTTGAACCCGGTTAGGGCAAATATGGTTGAGTCGCCATCGCATTATCGCTGGTCTAGTTGTTGTCATAATACGGGGGGTCAAAATATAAAACTAATTGATAGTCACTCAATTTATGAGTTATTAGGTGTAGATAAGGTAAGTCGTACTAAAGCATATCAAGCACTGTTCAAGAGCCATTTAGGTAAAGACTCAATGAAAAAAATATCAGACGCGTGGTTAACAGGGACTCCATTAGGTAATGATTACTTTAGGGAAATCATAGAAAACACATTGGTAAAGAAAGTAGGGCAAGATAGGCGTGGCCGTCCAAGTAAGCAGACAAAAAGGGCTTTGACCCCTTTAATATGACCCCTTTAAGATATGAGAAAAA includes these proteins:
- a CDS encoding transposase, translated to MPRKPRFYLPNVPVHIVHRGHSRSAVFFEDQDYSTYLYWLKKAAEKYSLSIHAFVLMTNHVHLLVTPKLGEDVSLFMQYIGRRYVPYINHKYGKSGSIWEGRYKACLVQEDTYFLSVMVYIELNPVRANMVESPSHYRWSSCCHNTGGQNIKLIDSHSIYELLGVDKVSRTKAYQALFKSHLGKDSMKKISDAWLTGTPLGNDYFREIIENTLVKKVGQDRRGRPSKQTKRALTPLI